A segment of the Hallerella succinigenes genome:
TTATATACCTTTATCAAAAAGAATATGTGGAAAAGTTGAAAGAAGTACAACCGCTTAGTTCAGCTATAAATCCGGTAGAGGTGAATGTCAAGAATCCGACTGCACATAAAGAGATTTATGAGATTATAAAGCGAGAAATTCTCCCGATGGTGAATGATGAACCAAATTTGTTCATCAATGTCTCTTCGGGTACGCCGGCGATGCATGCTGTTTGGATTATTTTATATGCTGGAGGCGTTTTCCCTGAAGGAACACAATTACTGTCCTCACAAATAAATCGAAAGACGGGAGCAACGACTTGTGACAAGGTTGATTTCCCGATTGATACGTATTTAAGTGAACTCCGTCGATATGAAAGGGAAAACCCGAAAGAGGCTATTTATAAACCTGAGTCTGTAAAATCAGAAGCTCGTAAAAAGGCTTTAGAGCAAATTCGTGTTTTCGCGAGCGTTCAAGGCGTGCCGATGCTTTTGCTGGGAGAACGCGGCATTGGCAAAAGCCGTTTGGTTGAATCTGTTGTTTCTAAGATTAAGAAAAAAGAAGTGGTTTCGGTAGCCTGTGGAACGTTGGATTCTAATTTGGCTGAATCTGCGATGTTTGGTCATAAAAAAGGTTCTTTTACTGGTGCTACGGCTGACAAAAAGGGCTATTTTGGAGAGGCTGACGGTAAAATTCTTTTTCTGGATGAAATTCAGGATTTGCCGAAAGGTGTACAACGCAAGTTGCTTCGAACATTGCAAGACAAAAAACATCGCTATCGCATTTTGGGCGATGACAAGGAATCTACGGCGGATGTGGAACTTGTCTGTGCATCAAATTTGACAGAAAAGGAACTTCGTCAAAAACTGGATCCTGATTTTTATGATCGAATTAGCTTCTATACCGTGAATATACCGCCTTTGCGGGAATGTCGTGAAGATATTGTGGGGGACTGGAATGAAGTGTGGAAGACAGTCCGGTTGGATAGCTCTCCTAAGGACGCTCCCATGGATAAGTATCTTGAAAAATATTTTAGGACTTCCAGGTTGTCTGGAAATTTCCGAACATTGCAGTCGGTTGCTTACCAGTTTATAGCATGGAATGGCAAAAAGACGATTGCGGAAATCCTGAAAGATCTTCCTGCGGATGACTCTTCGAATGGAACTTTTGATATTGGGGAATTTTCAGAATTCCAAAACTTGACTTGGAAAGAGGCTACCAAGCTTTTCCAGCAAAAACTTGCTGAGTATTCGTGCGAAAAATATGGAACTCAAGAAGCTGCGGCTCAAAAGCTTGATTGTACCTCAAAGACTTTGCAAAATGCGATGAAGTGAAGTTAATGCGCTACGTCACCTGATCATAAACACAGCATAAAGTGGGACAGACTTGATTCCGTTTTCAATGCCGAAATTCTTTGCGGATATCCGGATGCTGTAGGGCGATTTGTGTTTTGAAACAAAGCTTTTGAGACTTTGTGATTTGTTGTGAGTTGACGACTTGACTTCAATGGGAATGATTTTGTTTTTTAGCCGAACGATGAAATCAATTTCGTTTTGATTGTTCTCGTTCCAGTAATACGTTTCTAGATGGTTGGCTTTTAATTGCGTATAAACGTAATTTTCAACAAGACCGCCTTTGAAGTCGTTGAATAACGGATTCTCGTAGACGACGTCATCGTACGTGGCGTTTTGCGATGCACAACACAGGCCAACGTCGCTCATGTACAGCTTAAAATCAGAGTCGGATGCGTTTGCCTTGAACGGTAATGCCATATGCTCGAGGCGGGCAACTTTAGATGCGATTCCGGCAAGGGTAATCCATTCGAGTGCGTTTTCAAATTCGCTAGCTCGTGCGCCGGGCTTTAATCCTCTGTATTGGAATTTCTTGTTTTCCTTAGCGAGTTGTTTTCCTATGCTTGCGTAGACGAGTCGGGTCTTGGCAATTTCGCTTTGCTTGTTGTATTTGCTCATGTCATTTTGATAAGCCGCGAGAATGTCGTTCTTGATGATGTCCGTTTGGAGAGGATTATGATTTTGAACAAAGTTGCTGACTGCGGCGGGCATGCCTCCGACAAAAAGATATTCCCTATAGGCTTCTAAAGCCTTTTTGTGCAAAGCTTCTTCGAGCGGCTTGTTTTTTGCATAGCATTCCTTGATTTGCTCAAGGAGAAAATTTTCTTCGCGTGCGGTTAAAAATTCTTCGAAATCCAGCGGGTGCATATCTATGATTTCAACCTTGCCGACAGGGAAGGAATACTGGTTTCGATTGACGGCAACTCCGAGGAGCGACCCCAATGCAATGATGTGGATGTCCGGAGCTTCTTCGCAAAAATATTTGAGCGATGTGAGCGCTTCGGGGCAGGCCTGCACTTCGTCGAAAATGACGAGAGTTTCGCGAGGAATCACTTTTTTTTGCTTGATGGCGGACAGTCTAGGCAAAATGTGGCTTGGTGCCAAGTTTGAAAAAATGGAGGAAAGGTCGGGGTCTCGTTCGAAGTTGCAGTAAATCACGTCGGAGTAATATTTTGCCCCGAATTCGGTGACGGAGTATGTTTTCCCGGTCTGGCGTGCCCCTTGGAGAATCAGTGGCTTGCGTGACGGAGAATTCTTCCATTCAATCAATTTTTCGATGATTTTGCGTTCCATATTAAAAATATACATTAAAAAGTGTTAATTTTATGTGTGAATTTACATTTTTTAGTGCTTTGGGTTCGTTCTTAGCAGATTTGCGGAATGTTTTAAGCAACACAAGAATTCTAAGGGTTGAATGGTTTTCCACATCAATAAAAGTTTGTTTTCTATATTCTTTCACGCTGATAATTAATCCTGCTGACAGCGTATTCGATTCGGGCAGGAAGTTTCACTATCTGCTTGAGGTCGTCTCCCTTTGCGAAATTGACGCTTTGCAAATCGAGACAGTTGCCCTGTGGGGAACCGGCCCCGTGGCTATCAACGTAGAGCACCGTCTGCAAACGCGGACGTAAAAACCATGTCGTAAACTGGTTTGCAAACGATTGCCGATAATAATCGGCAGCGTTAGAAGTGCTCTAAGATTGTCCGGTAATTGTTTGTGAACTGCAATTTAAAATAAGGTGATAGAGAATTCTCGGTCGCCTATTCGCCGCTTGTCGGCAAAAGGATATTTAGTGAATAGAGAACAGTACGCAAACATGCTCAAGGACATCTGCGAAACGCATAAGCAGGGAGGCGATGTCCCGGAGTGTATCGCAAAATACAAGGAACGTTACAAGTATGTCTACATTTATAACGACAACATTTTCAAGATGCTTTTCGGCACTCCTGAAAACGAGTCGATCACGGTAGATTTTTTGAATGCGGTCCTTTGCCTTCATGGAAGCGATTGCCTGGAGCATCTCGACTTTGTAAATCCGGCGGAGCCCGGGGCGTTTAGCAAGAGCATTACATCGGACGTTGTAATGACCGCGCAAAGCCTGGAACGGATTGTGCTGGAGGTGCAACACATTGAAGACGAAAGCTTTAGAGGTCGCCTCGTGTTTTATGCCGCAAAGCATACGGTTGCAAGTCTCGTGAAGGGACAGGGATATAATTTGCGCAATCTGAATTTGATCAGCTTGCAAATGTTTGACGCTTTCCCGGAATCGAGAAACTATTTGCACACGGTCCGACTCAAAAATCAGGAGAACAAGGATTTTTACAAGAAGCAGACGTTTACGCTTGTCGAAATCCCGAAATTTTTGAAGGGCAAATACGATGCAGACAATAGCATGTTGGCTCAATGGCTTCGAGTCATTGACGGTATGAATCGGGAATGTCCCGTGGCGGTGTCGGATGACTCGCCGTTTGCTCGATTGCAGGAAAAAGCCAGATTGAGTATATTTACGGAAGAATTTCTGGTAAGTGAGGCTGTCAAAATGGCTGATCGTGAATATGAACTTTACGTTGAAAAGAAACATGCCCGTGCTGAAGGCCTTGAAGAAGGTCGTGCCGCGGGTCGGGTAGAAGGCCGTGCAGAAGGTCGCGCAGAAGGTCGTGCAGAAGGCTTGGTGGAAGGCCGTGCTGATGAACGTCGTGAAATGGCGAAAGCCATGCTTGCCGATGGCGATTCTGTAGAAAAGGTTGCGCGAATTTCGAAGCTTTCAGAAGAGGATGTCCTTTCCTTGAAAGCTAGCCTTGGTCGATAATTTCGCAACAGGTCTTCACAAAGTTCAATAACGTTGCCCGTCTTCGAGGAGGCGGGCATTTTCTGTTTTTTCTAGCGTTTGGATGTTGACATAGTTGTCAATAATCAGCACCGACTTCTTCGCCATGCCGTAAATCTGCGCGTAAGCGACGTCCGCCTCCAGCTTGTGGCCGTTCAGAATCAGGAAGTGCCTGAAAAACGAAGGATCAACGAAATTTTCCATGACCATCCGGAGGTCCACATTGATTTTTCCCAAATCGCTCCGGATATCGCGAACTTCGCCGGAAAGCTCCTTTACTTCAGCGGAAACCGTTGCGATTTCGCGCGTGTTTTGAACAGTCTGTGCTGCAATCTGGGCAATTCCCGCTGTCCCGAGCAATTGATGGTTTTCAGCAACGATATAGTCCTTCATCTGCTTGAAAAGGCGAATCAAAGCCTTGCTTTGAGCAGTCGCCCGTTCGCCCTTGAGCACAGTCATAAGCATGTAGATGCCCTGTTCGGTAAAAACGTAGGGACTGGTTTTTGAGTATTTTCCCTGTTCTAGGGTCAAAAATTTTGACCCTAGAATTTCGCGATATTCCGTCCTCGTCAACTGAAACCGGAAATCGTCATCGAATTTTTCGATATTATTCTTGACCTGCTGATTGAATGCTTTGGTCGTATACCCGTAAATCTCGGCAAAGTCGGCATCGAGCATCACCTTGACCCCGCGAATGGTGTATATCCGCGATTTCAGCAGGGTTTCGTCGATGAGTGGGAACTCTGCGACGGCCAATTTATCAGTTTTTCTTGCCATAATAATCCTCTACTCGCACGGCATGTGCGAACGTTAAAAACGATTTTAATTGCGTCTGCATTGCGGACGCAATTAGGGTTTGTTTATATTTGGGATGCTCTTGCGGTGCTGTTGGCGAGGGTCTTCCCCGGCGTTACCTGGCGCGGCTTTCGCCACACACTCGAATAGGTCGTGTTCCTATCAGCTATCCAACAACATCAACAAAAAGGTTGATGAACCCCACTGCGGATGCACGTACGGGCCGCAAGGCCTA
Coding sequences within it:
- a CDS encoding sigma-54-dependent transcriptional regulator, with the protein product MQKLCQVYECGFCSVFRVLNIKNAKSFSYLYKNFSYIPIDMKTKITLLTWMAVNNDPSALESLLKKLGQKYDVEKVIYLYQKEYVEKLKEVQPLSSAINPVEVNVKNPTAHKEIYEIIKREILPMVNDEPNLFINVSSGTPAMHAVWIILYAGGVFPEGTQLLSSQINRKTGATTCDKVDFPIDTYLSELRRYERENPKEAIYKPESVKSEARKKALEQIRVFASVQGVPMLLLGERGIGKSRLVESVVSKIKKKEVVSVACGTLDSNLAESAMFGHKKGSFTGATADKKGYFGEADGKILFLDEIQDLPKGVQRKLLRTLQDKKHRYRILGDDKESTADVELVCASNLTEKELRQKLDPDFYDRISFYTVNIPPLRECREDIVGDWNEVWKTVRLDSSPKDAPMDKYLEKYFRTSRLSGNFRTLQSVAYQFIAWNGKKTIAEILKDLPADDSSNGTFDIGEFSEFQNLTWKEATKLFQQKLAEYSCEKYGTQEAAAQKLDCTSKTLQNAMK
- a CDS encoding ATP-binding protein — encoded protein: MERKIIEKLIEWKNSPSRKPLILQGARQTGKTYSVTEFGAKYYSDVIYCNFERDPDLSSIFSNLAPSHILPRLSAIKQKKVIPRETLVIFDEVQACPEALTSLKYFCEEAPDIHIIALGSLLGVAVNRNQYSFPVGKVEIIDMHPLDFEEFLTAREENFLLEQIKECYAKNKPLEEALHKKALEAYREYLFVGGMPAAVSNFVQNHNPLQTDIIKNDILAAYQNDMSKYNKQSEIAKTRLVYASIGKQLAKENKKFQYRGLKPGARASEFENALEWITLAGIASKVARLEHMALPFKANASDSDFKLYMSDVGLCCASQNATYDDVVYENPLFNDFKGGLVENYVYTQLKANHLETYYWNENNQNEIDFIVRLKNKIIPIEVKSSTHNKSQSLKSFVSKHKSPYSIRISAKNFGIENGIKSVPLYAVFMIR
- a CDS encoding Rpn family recombination-promoting nuclease/putative transposase, yielding MNREQYANMLKDICETHKQGGDVPECIAKYKERYKYVYIYNDNIFKMLFGTPENESITVDFLNAVLCLHGSDCLEHLDFVNPAEPGAFSKSITSDVVMTAQSLERIVLEVQHIEDESFRGRLVFYAAKHTVASLVKGQGYNLRNLNLISLQMFDAFPESRNYLHTVRLKNQENKDFYKKQTFTLVEIPKFLKGKYDADNSMLAQWLRVIDGMNRECPVAVSDDSPFARLQEKARLSIFTEEFLVSEAVKMADREYELYVEKKHARAEGLEEGRAAGRVEGRAEGRAEGRAEGLVEGRADERREMAKAMLADGDSVEKVARISKLSEEDVLSLKASLGR
- a CDS encoding ORF6N domain-containing protein, which codes for MARKTDKLAVAEFPLIDETLLKSRIYTIRGVKVMLDADFAEIYGYTTKAFNQQVKNNIEKFDDDFRFQLTRTEYREILGSKFLTLEQGKYSKTSPYVFTEQGIYMLMTVLKGERATAQSKALIRLFKQMKDYIVAENHQLLGTAGIAQIAAQTVQNTREIATVSAEVKELSGEVRDIRSDLGKINVDLRMVMENFVDPSFFRHFLILNGHKLEADVAYAQIYGMAKKSVLIIDNYVNIQTLEKTENARLLEDGQRY